The following coding sequences lie in one Vigna radiata var. radiata cultivar VC1973A unplaced genomic scaffold, Vradiata_ver6 scaffold_73, whole genome shotgun sequence genomic window:
- the LOC106779866 gene encoding NADPH-dependent alkenal/one oxidoreductase, chloroplastic: MSLCASFSTTTSRLTSLPSSLSSSSPLSLRFSFTFRENRIPVKSLKDPFAERSGRVFVKAQATAPASSEAVKLTPVPSEMKAWVYGEYGGVDVLKLDSNVAVPDVKEDQVLVKVAAAALNPVDAKRRQGKFKATDSPLPTVPGYDVAGVVVKVGSEVKDFKVGDEVYGNVNEKALEGPKQFGSLAEYTAVEEKLLAAKPKNFDFAQAAALPLAIETAYEGLERTGFSPGKSILVLNGSGGVGSLVIQLAKQVFGASRVAATSSTRNLELLKSLGADLAIDYTKENFEDLSEKFDVVFDAIGQCERAVKVVKEGGSVVALTGGVTPPGFRFVVTSNGGVLKKLNPYLESGKVKAIVDPKGPFSFAQLAEAFSYLETNRATGKVVIHPIP, encoded by the exons ATGTCTCTCtgtgcttcattctccaccACAACTTCTCGCCTCACTTCCCTTCCTTCTTCACTCTCTTCAAGTTCTCCGCTTTCTCTCAGATTTTCCttcactttccgggaaaacagAATCCCAGTTAAATCTCTGAAGGACCCGTTTGCAGAAAGATCCGGAAGAGTGTTCGTAAAGGCTCAGGCTACTGCACCTGCTTCTTCTGAGGCTGTGAAACTCACACCTGTGCCTTCTGAGATGAAGGCATGGGTGTATGGGGAATATGGAGGTGTGGATGTTTTGAAGCTGGACTCCAATGTTGCTGTGCCTGATGTGAAAGAGGATCAGGTCCTTGTCAAAGTTGCTGCTGCTGCTCTTAACCCTGTTGATGCCAAGAGAAGACAGGGAAAGTTTAAGGCCACCGATTCTCCTCTTCCG ACTGTTCCGGGCTATGATGTTGCGGGAGTGGTGGTGAAGGTTGGTAGTGAAGTGAAGGACTTTAAGGTGGGTGATGAAGTGTATGGAAATGTAAATGAGAAAGCTTTAGAAGGGCCAAAGCAATTCGGGTCTTTGGCTGAGTACACAGCTGTTGAAGAGAAACTATTGGCAGCAAAACCTAAAAACTTTGACTTTGCTCAGGCTGCTGCTCTTCCTCTAGCAATTGAAACTGCTTATGAGGGTTTGGAGAGGACTGGATTTTCTCCTGGTAAATCTATTCTTGTACTAAATGGTTCTGGAGGAGTTGGAAGCCTAGTCATTCAG CTAGCTAAGCAAGTCTTTGGAGCTTCGAGAGTGGCTGCCACTTCAAGCACTAGAAATTTGGAGCTATTGAAAAGCTTGGGAGCTGATTTGGCTATTGACTACACAAAAGAAAACTTTGAAGATTTGTCAGAAAAATTTGATGTGGTCTTTGATGCCATTG GGCAATGTGAGAGGGCAGTGAAGGTTGTGAAAGAAGGTGGCAGTGTGGTGGCACTGACAGGTGGTGTTACTCCACCTGGTTTCAGATTTGTGGTTACTTCGAATGGAGGTGTTCTTAAGAAACTAAACCCTTACTTAGAAAGTGGAAAGGTGAAGGCAATTGTAGACCCCAAAGGTCCATTCTCCTTTGCTCAGCTTGCTGAAGCTTTCTCTTATCTAGAAACCAATCGAGCCACTGGAAAGGTTGTTATACACCCCATCCCCTGA